In the genome of Chloroflexota bacterium, one region contains:
- a CDS encoding cystathionine beta-synthase: protein MQYAGSIVELVGHTPLVRLTRVTRDLGPLERQPLLLAKLEMLNPGGSVKDRIGLPMIEAAERAGLLRPGGTIIEPTSGNTGHGLAIAAALKGYRCIFVMADKQSTEKRQLLRAYGAEVVLCPSNVPPESPESYYSVAARLARDIPGAFKPDQYWNPENPAAHERTTGPEIWEQTDGRISHFVASVGTGGTITGASHFLKARNPSLTVVGADPEGSILSGDTARPYLTEGIGEDFLPGTYDPAVVDRWVRVSDRDAFAAARRLTREEGILSGESCGTALVAALEVARELTAAGAGPETVMVVLLPDGGRSYISKLYNDEWMRSNGLLDTTGAVVRIGDLLADRHHAGSLPDLVLARTTQRVGDAIALLQEYGISQLPVSEAAEGSAIAGIVGSITEKGLLDRAFRDPTVVERTVGEVMDRPLPLIDLSASLDEAFALLSEGASAVIAVGVDRPAGVVTKLDVLEYLAHRPIVRR from the coding sequence ATGCAGTACGCCGGATCCATCGTCGAGCTCGTCGGCCATACGCCCCTCGTCCGGCTGACCCGAGTCACCCGCGATCTCGGCCCGCTCGAGCGTCAGCCGCTCCTGCTCGCCAAGCTCGAGATGCTCAACCCCGGCGGATCGGTGAAGGATCGGATCGGGCTGCCGATGATCGAAGCCGCCGAGCGTGCCGGCCTCCTCCGCCCGGGCGGCACGATCATCGAGCCGACGAGCGGCAATACCGGCCATGGCCTCGCGATCGCCGCCGCGCTCAAGGGGTATCGCTGCATCTTCGTCATGGCGGACAAGCAGTCGACCGAGAAGCGCCAGCTTCTTCGCGCGTACGGGGCGGAGGTCGTCCTGTGCCCGTCCAACGTCCCTCCCGAATCGCCGGAAAGCTACTACTCGGTCGCTGCGCGTCTCGCCCGCGACATCCCCGGCGCGTTCAAGCCGGACCAGTACTGGAACCCGGAGAATCCCGCCGCCCACGAACGGACCACCGGCCCCGAGATCTGGGAGCAGACGGACGGCCGGATCAGCCATTTCGTCGCGAGTGTCGGCACCGGCGGGACGATCACCGGCGCGTCGCACTTCCTCAAGGCTCGGAACCCGTCGCTCACCGTCGTCGGGGCGGACCCGGAGGGAAGCATCCTCAGCGGCGACACGGCTCGCCCGTACCTCACGGAGGGCATCGGCGAGGACTTCCTCCCGGGTACCTACGATCCGGCGGTCGTCGACCGATGGGTCCGCGTGAGCGACCGCGACGCGTTCGCCGCCGCCCGACGGCTCACGCGCGAGGAGGGGATCCTGTCCGGTGAGTCGTGCGGGACCGCCCTCGTTGCCGCCCTCGAGGTCGCCCGCGAGCTCACGGCCGCCGGCGCCGGACCGGAGACGGTCATGGTCGTCCTCCTGCCGGACGGCGGCCGGAGCTACATCTCGAAGCTGTACAACGACGAGTGGATGCGCTCGAACGGCCTGCTCGACACGACCGGCGCGGTCGTCCGCATCGGCGACCTCCTCGCGGACCGGCACCATGCCGGCTCGCTCCCGGACCTCGTCCTTGCCCGGACGACGCAGCGCGTCGGCGACGCCATCGCGCTGCTGCAGGAGTACGGGATCAGCCAGCTGCCGGTCTCGGAGGCGGCCGAAGGCTCGGCGATCGCCGGCATCGTCGGGTCGATCACGGAGAAGGGCCTGCTCGACCGGGCCTTCCGCGATCCGACCGTCGTCGAGCGGACCGTCGGCGAGGTGATGGATCGACCGCTGCCGCTCATCGACCTGTCGGCCTCGCTCGACGAGGCCTTCGCCCTCCTCTCGGAGGGTGCGTCTGCGGTGATCGCGGTGGGGGTGGATCGGCCGGCGGGCGTCGTCACGAAGCTCGACGTGCTCGAGTACCTCGCTCACCGGCCGATCGTCCGGAGGTAG